The genomic stretch TGAGTTGATTCGATTTGCATACAAATTCTTCTCTCACATAATTCGAATCATTTAAATTCGATTTACTTCGTGTTTGGCTAAATCGAATTGAGTgaattcgatttatataaaaattaacattGGGACTTTAACGTTgcaaatttttatttgaaaattcagaaCATTTTCAAATGTACTTGGTTTAATCAAGTCATTTGCCCTCAAATAAATACTAAGATTCGAATAAAGAGAAAGAACACCTATTCAAGGAACATGTTGCAGGTACTGACACCAACTACGATTGCAAAATGCCATGTAGTATGAATGTATAAATCATGAGCTATGAAGAGCATTCCACCCACCAATGAGGACATCTTATCCCATCAAGGATGACATCCTATGCACCCTATGAGCCATCCTcaaatctattttttttgcaAATGTAACCTGAATCAACATTTTAGTTTTTCTCATAAAAAAGACATgcttaaatataaattttagcTCACTTAAATAACTAAAATAGTTATTTTGTCAGCTTTATTATCCAACTACAACAACAATTATAGCATTAAAAAGGATAAGGATCACCATATGAACAAAATGAAATTTCAAAAAACAATTTAGGTTATGTTCATTGTTAGAAAAAATGCTATGCGTCAAATCCTGAATTCTCTTAATTTTAGTTAGAGTGTGATATCATAATATACAAATGTAAGTTAgatgatgaaaagaaaatataaaaaaaactatttttatatatttctatTTAGAAACAGATTGTGAGCATTAAAATCAATACctaaacaaaaataacaacacttataaaatataaaaatactatacaCACATAAAAATTAAGCAATTAaatagattattatatattagtatataaatatatattatttaatttatttttaatatatattttatattaataattcaTTTAATAACTGCctttttaaatatatctaacataattgtataaaatatttgaCTCTTTATTATGATAActatatttcttttttaaatgaATCTTCGAAGATCATGTAGCTCAACGCTAAATCATGCTTCAAGTGCATCAGCACCGAATTTCTTTCAACCTTCTTTTAAACGATTAGATTgaaattaagattttttttaaaatatatataaacattaaaACAAAAGAATTACAATATTTATAAGTATTAGaacaaatttataataatattatatacagATTGGGAGAAAAGCTGCTTCAATCGAAGgttaaaatatagaaaaaatattCAGCCTGATCTCTGAAATTATACTCGAGCTTTAATTtagtctttaaaattttaattgcctcaatttaatctttaaatttttcaaattttaatcaCATTAGTCTCTATAGTGATTTCTGTCACagagttaattaaaaaatttaaagactaACTTAAggcaattaaaattttaaagacttttttaaaactcaaatgtAACTTTAGAAGCCAAACTGAATATTTTCTCTTAAAATATATGTTTAAACTTCCGAGTATAGAACAAATCATCCATTCAAAATATAAATCTATAAATAAAATGTGAGTCATAACAAAATACAATTAAAGGTGCACCGAATAAACCAATTTACGGAGTTCAATCCTTATATATTTTCAGatactaaaattataatttatacttcatgtaatattaaatttatgtaAAACTATATTCTTTTATGAACTACATATTATTTTTGCTGTAAAAGGAATACAAGTTTctagtaaaattattttttctccCGAAGAAAATTGTTGCCTAGTTTAAAAAACTGTAAATATAAGTATACATacttatattatatttttaattgagtctctaaccttgttttaaatttgtaattatatttttattgttttaaaaatatttgactTAATAAAATATACCAAGACATATTTATTAATAGTTAATATTTtaagattgataaaaataattttgtaatatttaatattaatagagatttaataataaattaaaaattagtgcACAGATTTAATTGAAAACTTTTTAAGTGTAAACATCTAGTTACAAATATGAAGAAACTATATAAAGataatttaacttttttataaatataaaataaaaaaagtttaagTGCTAGTAATTTTAAGTTATATTGGTCAATATTTTTAGTTAACAATTCAACATTTTTAGTTTAGCAATCTAACACTATACTTctaactaatatttttaaatattattggttaattgttgaaaaaaattatactaattttataatattgctcatataaaatttattaaattggTAGATAATTTGTTTAGTAGataattttgaattgaattttaaaaacagtatatatataaagaaaaaatctacagaataatattatttcaatcaattagtttaaaaataacaaacaactaaaaataattaaatatcaataaaaattcaaaactaaaaattaatagaaGCATCCAAGACttaagtaaaaattaaaaaagatttgaaagtgaaacaaaataaaatcaagTTTGAATTTATAGTTTATGATTTATggtttaaaatataaatttaattttagtgtacTGTCAATGTAAAACTGTTTTAATTACATAATGGCTATATTAGCAAAAATAACtatcttttatattaatagTCATGTAAGAGAATGGTTATGATTAAActcttaaaatatattaatttggGATTATGATTTATGATTTCAAGTATAGCATTAACAAATCATAAAAGTTATAAATGGATAATTGAAATGTGAGCAATAACAATATACAACTAGAAGGTGGACTAAATGAGCCAACTTATATCACCTCAATCCATAAATATTTTAACGCTCATTTTAATCTCTTAATTATCAATTACTTCAAAATTATCACGGACTTAAGTTGGCCTCAGTAATCAGTATCATTTATgtcatgcttttattttgtattttcatGTAATACTAATTTATGTCAAACTATTTTTGGGAAGAATGACAAAGGATTTGAGAGATTCAGATTCTGATAGAGTCATAGCAAAATAGATAGAGTACTTAGTGAGGCAATAGTTTACACAGTATACAGAATGAGAAGAAACTAATAAATAGCTTAGcaaataatataattagtttatttttatttttgtgtatattaatctagtatatttttaatttaatctagtatattttaataataatatgatatttCAAACACATTTTTACATTTGCTTCTACAGGATTAGTGAGAAAATTCTAAACATGAACATTCACATCTATCGTTACCttataaagaaagaaaatgttgTAGAACATTTGATATATACGTGTAAGCACCTGCATACATACTAATTATCCTAATACAGCAGCAACGCCAATGTTCTAAACCAAATAAGGAATATCTATCAGTTAGTTGATACTAGAAAGATTACAATTCTAAGATAAAACCAATATTTTCATCAGCATAACATGTTGGCAATGCATCTAACATGGTCTTAAAGTCAGCGTTCTCATCAACCTTGAACGaacaaataaccttgacaatctTCAAGGCATGCCACCAACATTTTGTATTACTTGAACTGCAGTGGCACTTCTCTTCCTTTCTTCCCATCAGTATCTCATACAAAAACTGTTGTTTTTTGCAAAATAACAAATGGAGTTAGAAAGAACACATTATACAGTCACTGCTGGGATGGAAGTACTGTTGTCGTTGTAAATGCAAGACTCGAGAAGATTGGAGGATAATGACATACCTCAATGAATGCTTTACTATGAACATAATAGCGAAAACTCAATGAAATAGAATTCGGGCAGCAACTTGAAAGCAAGTAATTCATAAAAGGGAAATAGTAAGGTTCATTTTCCGGAGAAAACTCTAATTCCAAGCGTTTTATAGTTGGAGGAATAGATGAAACTTGCAATGCACCCTGCTTTGGTTTAATCTACATAATTCAgacaaacaaacaaataaataaaataggcaAATATGCAAGCAGAATGAATCAATGTAATAGCAAGTGTATACTTACTAGAACTGGCCAACAGATAAAGAGGGAGACTGATGCCCAAATCTTTTGGGGTTTAATGTTTTCGACAAATTTCCTCAAGCTACAAAGGTCCCGAAAATCCACAACCGTAAAAAGACAATTGACTTCCAATTGATTAGAACTTTTCTGAAAAGATATACCAGGTTGGTTGTTTCCCACACCCTCATACGCAAATGATAATAAATTTCGAGCATCAATGTTAAGCTCCTCCAAGTTAGAGCAGTATGATAACTTCAAGACCTTGAGTTGAGCACTTGAAATATTAATCCTCTTAGACATAGAGCAATTGCCTAGTTTCAAACtctcaagaaaagaaaatttatttgtttCTAAAATCAATGCTCTTCAAATCCCATAAGCACAACCATTTCAAATTTGTGCAACTATCTAAATTCAGCTTGAAAGATGCATCTGGATGAAGATTATTATAACGTAAGCTCTCAAGATTTGGAGCACCAATATATACTTCCCGCATTCCTTGAACATAAGCTTTCTTGAGCTTATGTAAACCATGCAAGAATAGTGATTCCACAAGACTGAACGCAAACACTTGAGGAATTCCGCTAATTGGAGGGTTATATACAGCACAATCGACCACCGTTAAATCTTCAATTAGAGGACAATGAGAAATGAGACGCTCTATAATCCCTTCATCTGCAAAAACTAGATTGCATAGTTTTATTATTCTCACTGAGTAAAGCTTGATGGAATGGGTGAGGAATGCTTGCTCAACTCTGATTCCGCCTATCAACACCAACTTAGTAAGTGATTTGGATTCAATGACACTGAGTGGAAGCTCATAAAGCCTGTCCGGACTGTATCTCCCTACATAGTAACCAGGGAGGCCAAGCTGTAAATGTAATACTTCGCCACCACTTTCAATAGCCATCTTCATCCATAGATCAACATGGTGGGCCATGCACTTATGGTCTACATAGTCCATGATGAGCTTGAATTCTTTGATTGCTAAGCCTAGGTCACGGAGCCTCAGCGATTTTCTCCCAACATAGTCAATAACTTTGTCTATTTTGCTATGATAATTGTCTACCGTTACATCTTGACTCCTAAAAAGTTGATCGCTGCAAATAGACAATATCGGAAACGTAGACCATGTTTCTCTCCAAGCCTTTGATAAAGCACTAGTCCTGGCAGAATCTCTGTCTGGAAGCCTTGCGAGAATGTCATGAAGTATAGCTTCTGGCAAACCAGATATTTGGTCCATTTTTTCCCAGCTTCAGTACTGATAGCGAGTATAATATCATAGATGGATAGGTTACAAATCATAAAAGTGcgaagaaagaaaggaaaaaaaagaaaatacatgtTTATTATCAAAATGATTCATTTGGGAAGCGAGGGATTTATGATTATGAATGACTTTCAACTAAGTACAGTGATGATATTTTTCATTGTaaaattcatcaaattttcaTCATGACCCAAAATGCCCCATCTGAAACTCATAAAatactataataataataataataacaataataataataataataataataataatataaagatCAATGTGGGAACCTATCTAGATCTCCATCacaaatttttttctatttattattattattatgtgaaATGAAATAATGTTTGGAATGGAGTTAagacaaaagaaagaacaaatggttaatttttttctctatgGAACTAAGATGATCgtaatttttagtgttttttaaAATCGTGAAACATACTTAAAGCCAAAAGATTGAAAGGTGGAAGTAATTGTTAAGTACCAGGCCCTTGGGGCTTGTTTAAGGTCGTAGATGGCTTTATTTAATTTGCATAGAAGTTTAGGATTAGAGTTACAGAAACCTCGAGGTTGGGACATAAACACAGTTTCATGAAGAGTTTCATTTAGAAATGCATTGTGAAAATCATATTATTGAATTTTCCAACCTTTTGATAAAGCAATAGTTAAAATCATCCTAATTGTAACTGGTTTTATAACAGGTGAAAAAATTTGATCAAAATCAAGTCCAGCCGTTTGAAGAAAATCTTTTGCAACCAACCTAGCTTTATGTCTTATGATCTCACTTTTTGCATTCTTTTTAACAGCAAATATCCACTTATAACCAACTACTTTTTCATTTTCAGGTAATTCAACTAAGGACCATGTATCGTGATATAATAGTGCTTTATATTCTGTGAGCATAGCATCTCTCCATAAGGGATTGTAGAGATCACTTTGAATACTTTTAGGcaataaatcaaaattagaaGAGACTGAAGATTTTGCTACCTGAAGAGTTTTTGGAGTTCTATTACTTGTCTTGGACCTTGTCTGGATGGATATTTTCTGAAAGAGTGGTTGTAGATGAGGGGTTTGAGGAAAAAGGCAAATCAATGTGAGTAGAAGTAATCGGTATGAGATCCTGGGTAGAAGTTGCTGTCCCATTAGCCTGTGAAGCTGTCTGCATTGGATATATTTGTTCATGTTCTTCACTATGATGTGTATCACCAGAATTGATGTTGGACATTGAAGatgaaggatcaacagaagagGGATAAATGGATGTAATCTGAGGTAAAAAATCTAAAGCAGTAGCATTACTAGTGCAAGTTTCATTAATAGTAGTAGAAAAAAAAGAGTGAGATAGAAATTGATGTTCATGAAACACTATATCTCTAGAGACAATTATTTTTCCACTTTTAGTGAGACAcctatatctttttttattcaaagCATAACCTAAAAATAAACAGGGTTCAGATTTGTATTCCAATTTATGAGCAGTGTATGGTCTCGTGTGAGGAAAACATAAACATCCAAAGATTTTCAAGAAAGTAtaatcaagtttatgatgataTAATAGTTCAAAAGGTGATTTATAACTTGTAACATATGAAGGCATGCGATTTATCAAATATACCAAGGTTGCAAAAGCCTCATTCCATAGAGTTAAAGAAAGTGTAGTACTAGATAATAAAGCTAAAGCAGTTTCGACTATATGCCTATTTTTTCTTTCTGCTAATCCATTCTGTTGAGGGGTATGGGGACAAGTGAGTCTATGAATAATTCCTTCTTGTtgtaaaaattcaataaatgtGTGAGATAGATATTCTCTAGCATTATCAGTTTGAAGTTCTTTAATAGAGTATCCTAACTGTTTTTTCATTTGGGTTTTGTACAATTTAAAAACACTAAAGACTTGTGACTtgtttgttaaaaaatatattgtagTGTGTCTTGAATACACATCAATGAATGAAGCATAATATCTAATACCTGTATGAGCAGTGATTGGGGATGACCCCTAAATATCAGAAACAATCATTAATAAAAGGCAATTATAAGTAGTATTAGATGGAGAGTAAGGTAACCTATGAGATTTTGCTAAGCAACAATGTTCACATACACTAGAATCAGAAGCATTTTTATTATTCAGAGGTAATGAACAATTAGTTATAATAGACTTTACAATTGGTAAGGTTGGATGACCAAATCTTTTGTGGTAAAGATCTAATGTCAAGGTTTGAGCAACAAAAATTTGTGTATTAAATTGTCTAAAGTCTGATTTAGGAAGAGTCACTATTTCAAAATGATACATTCCATTAATTGCTATGTCTTGGAGAAGCACTTCTTTGGTAGCCTGAGATTTCACAAAACAAACATCAGGCCAAAACGAAAAATACAAATTGTTATCTCTAGCAAATTTGGATACACTAACAAGGTTATGTGCAATTGAGGGAACATGCAGTAAATCatataaataatatcttttatcTGTTGGTTTATGATGCAAATATGAATTACCAATATGCTAAATTTTAATACCTGAACCATTACTAATATAAACTTGATCTTGTCCATGATATTCTTGTGCTTGTTGTAGGTTTGACGGATCAAGAGTACAGTGATGAGAAGCGCCAGAATCAGCATACCAAGATGGATAAGCAATTGTAGCACGTGTAGCAAGCATTGCTTTGGGATTATGGAATGAGGGAGGTGGAAGGAGTGCATTGTGCATCAAAGAGTTgggtgaattttgttgtgcatgTTGAAATTATTGGTCAAATCTAAAATAACAGTAACTAGCAATATGCCCCAACTTGCCACAAATTTGACATTGTGGCCGATTTGAGTTTCAAGAACCTCTTCCTCCACGATTTGTTCTTCCTCCACGCCCTCTTCGACCATAAGTGCCTCTATTAGGTGTAGGCGGTGTGTTTCTTGCATAGACAGAATCAAAATTAGTCTGAGTAGAAGGTTGGGATTGAGTAAAATTGACCTGTACCATTGAGGGTTCTAGTTTCTTGAACCTCTCCACAATGTCTTCTTGAGCCATCAAGAGAGCTTCAAGGTCTGGAATGGAATAGGGTAGATCTTTGGCAGTGACATATGTCAAGAATGAAAATACAAAGTGGGTATGAAGTCGACTCCAAATGTCATGTGCAAAAATACAACCAAGAACTCGATGTTTGAACGAGGGATCCAGTGATGAGTAAAGCCAGGAAGAGACATTGTAGTCATCAAGCCTCCATTCTTTATATGTCTTTGTTTCATTTTGTGCCTTTTCATCAGCAGCTGATGCGTATTTTGTTGGAATTTTCTGTTGGTCCAGGTGATCTTGAAGTTCTTGACCTAAAATTGTAAGAATAGCTGAATGGCGCTAGGTGAGAAAATTATCATCGTTGAGTTTTTCTGGTAAAGGACCAGAAAGGGGCTTTAGAATTGGTGCAGAGGGTAATGCTTGAGTAGCAGCAGCAGATGATGGATTATTGTTGATAATTTCTGGCTCCATGAATCTTGGGCGCTATCTGATACCATGTGAGAAATAAAGTCTATACAAAGTAGAGAACAATTgcagaaagaagaagaaaatgaatgTTAACTATTACTCTCACTCCTTCTACAATAAATTGAAGAGTCTTATTTATACATGAATATTAAGACTCTAGAAGCTACTAACTCTAGTTTCAAAAATAACTAATGTGGTTAATTATTTTTCCTTTATATATgctattaatatatatatatatatatatatatatatatatatatatatatatattaatatttacaaaaatGATGTATGTTTTGTTACTATCATATGAGTATGAAAACAATATAATTTTAGATAGTGAAGCACTTATTactttttgaattttcatatttttttattaagtgcTCTCTATTTATTACAATCATATTAAAATAAGTGATGTTTTGGttcaaaaattattatctaCATAACTATCTTTTATAAATAGACACGCCAGAGAAATTAACCGTACATATAAGTATCACGATCACCTATGATAAACAGACACTAACACGGACATGGGACACGCACGACATAGGACACGCCGATAcgcgaattttaaaatcttataagaTACAgaaatatacatacatataaaatataaagtattctttagataaattgtaattatattttgatattttattgatattaaatatgaattaatttttttaattatttttaatatcttattttaatcatatcaagtatttaaaatattttttggtataataaataataatatatactatatctaaatttatttcaagaatATATGTCAAGAATAAGATTGAACACTCTGACACGTAatggtatttaggtgtgtccaaGCGTGTttagtgaaaatttttttatttttttattaagacacggtTTGGACACATCAGACACGCGTGTTGGATGAGGGTCGGCAAGTGTTGTGTCCAAAAGGTGTCTGACACGCAAGCACGGCAACTCAGCGAAGTGTCCATGCTCCATAGAGTATCACCGTTAAATTTTAGTTGATAAATTGATAGAAGGACATCATATGTCTATCATTTGCTATTTTGGAGTAGGGGTGTACATGGGTCAGGTGAAGTCAGGTTTGTCTTGACCTGGACCCGACCCtaaataatgaccgggtctatttttAAGATCCTTACCGTTTCTAAACCCAGTGAAATCATACTACTTTCGGATCACACTAAAACGGAGTCTAAATCGGTGAAGTTCGGTCATTGATAAATTTTATGTCAAAAAATTATGATgcacttatttataaagaagaaaaaaacataCTTGTTACCGAGAAGTTGATATCCatatttgaaattgaatttgtccataaattctaatttcgtacttctttgatctattttctaattcaactaagtgtgattaaaaataaaataataagcttataattaatttaaaacatatataCCTTTAGTCCCCTTAGGGTGCACATGGGTCGAGTAAAGTCGGGTTTGTCTTGATCCGAATCCGATTCTAAATAATGACTggatctatttttgagacccttatCTGCAGACCTGATAAAATCACATCAAATTAGCTCCTAAAGTGTTTAGATTCGGGCCGAATCTTTAAACTGAGCCAAGCCATCTAGACTCCTATTCTAAAAGATTAAATTGATACTTTTTTTAGAAACTAataaatttgaaatcaaaatctTCAAAAACCTAATTGTGACcttattctaataataataagtataactaatttgtttattttgtgtttataatttatttttattattttatattttaataaaaaaattatgtactattttttttaattctcatta from Arachis stenosperma cultivar V10309 chromosome 9, arast.V10309.gnm1.PFL2, whole genome shotgun sequence encodes the following:
- the LOC130948926 gene encoding uncharacterized protein LOC130948926, translated to MSKRINISSAQLKVLKLSYCSNLEELNIDARNLLSFAYEGVGNNQPGISFQKSSNQLEVNCLFTVVDFRDLCSLRKFVENIKPQKIWASVSLFICWPVLIKPKQGALQVSSIPPTIKRLELEFSPENEPYYFPFMNYLLSSCCPNSISLSFRYYVHSKAFIEFLYEILMGRKEEKCHCSSSNTKCWWHALKIVKVICSFKVDENADFKTMLDALPTCYADENIGFILEL
- the LOC130948927 gene encoding putative F-box/FBD/LRR-repeat protein At5g22610, which codes for MDQISGLPEAILHDILARLPDRDSARTSALSKAWRETWSTFPILSICSDQLFRSQDVTVDNYHSKIDKVIDYVGRKSLRLRDLGLAIKEFKLIMDYVDHKCMAHHVDLWMKMAIESGGEVLHLQLGLPGYYVGRYSPDRLYELPLSVIESKSLTKLVLIGGIRVEQAFLTHSIKLYSVRIIKLCNLVFADEGIIERLISHCPLIEDLTVVDCAVYNPPISGIPQVFAFSLVESLFLHGLHKLKKAYVQGMREVYIGAPNLESLRYNNLHPDASFKLNLDSCTNLKWLCLWDLKSIDFRNK